The following DNA comes from Ascaphus truei isolate aAscTru1 chromosome 1, aAscTru1.hap1, whole genome shotgun sequence.
CTTTATGCACGTTCAGCAGTCTCAGCTAACGGCACTGCCCCTTTAACCGAGACAGTCTGTCATGTGACAGTGCAGGGGGCAGAGGGCATCTCTCTGCTGCTTTTTCCGGTGACTTCTGTTCGATCGGTCTGGGACTTTATCCAAATCCTGAATATAAAGCCTCCTTTTGTATGTGAAAGTCCTTTCTACTCGTCTAACTAGGAAGCCGGCAAAGAAACTGCTTGCTACTGTATCTCTGTGCTGCACAGGAGGCTGGTGTGTGAACACTAACAAGGTACAGCAATAAGATGCGTGTGTTTCTGCAGAAAAGGCTCAAATCGCCAACAATAAATGTGATCAGCGTTGATCTCCATAACCAATTTTATTCTTTAACATTCTTTGGTATATGCAAGTTCTAGCCATTGAAAATAATCTGTAACCtttttagagtgtaagctccttgggtCAGGGTCCTCCTATTGTCTGTGTGTCTTTACTTGTAAGTCCTCATTTTAGATATACAATGTTACCATCCTCCCTCCCACTTACTGtagtactgcgctgcggaatatgtgggTGCCATaagaataaaagataataataataataatagttgttTTTTTACATATGTTATCACTCTAAATGATGAGAAAGTTGTTTAAAGCTATTTCCACGGTTTCAAATGTACTTTATGGGCTAATCAAGTAAGGCTGCTTCCATAGATAGGCAGACCGCGCTgttgcgtccgcacgctgagcgatcagactgcctaaaggcagtgatcgcgtctatacgaCATGCGgtgcggaagcgggagggggcgtgcgaTGGGCGGGaaatcagccaatgagggcgaaccagctccgttatgtcactggcccgcccatagacacacccccggacggcgtgcgtactaaggccagggaaagcacccgctttccctcagcctccatgcgcctccgcacggctgcagtgtctatggacgcagcctaaggaaaCAGTAGAAGGAGAcaatggggcttattctgtaagctccgttACCGCGTTACCGTACGATCTGCACGGAAAGCCATATTCACGTCAATGGGACTTTCCGTGCAGATCGCACATTTCAGCCCTaacggagcttacagaataagccccaataTGTTTTCTTTCTTGTCCCTCTACCTTTTTACCCATTTCTGTCTTACTCATCTCTGCCACCAGGGCTGGCTTCTAATTTGGTGGGGCTCAGTGCCGGGGGGAGCGTGGTGTTTCTTATCTTGTCACCAGCATCTCCTCCTCATCTCTGCGATGTCGAGTTGTCATAGCAGCGCAAAGTGTTGGcttcacgttgtcatggcaatgcgtcgcCATTTGACGTCATGGCGTCACGTCGTTGCTATAAGAAGATTCTGGAGAGAAAgtaagaggcagttacagaggACCCACGctccccccaccgccccctgCCCCCACCGGCAATCGGTTTCCATGTtgcggggaagagcgcagggcctttgTAAGCGTGGCTGCATCGATGGAACTACTATCAAGCCAACGCTGCCTGCAACCCCTGGCTGAATAAATGTTAGAGTGCCACGGAAGGCACCAGGGTGCCACCGGACTTCCAGGTCACGTGATCGCTCCAGGAACAATGAGATGGTGCGACTGGACAGCTGGATGTCGAGAACAGAAGTAGTGGGGGCGGCACTTCCATTACAGAGCGGCCAGCCGGATCACCATCTACAAAACAAGCAAGGGCCTATAATGTACTTGACTATGGCGTGCAGGACCAAGGCTGTACCTGGTATGTCATAAGGGCACCGGGAGGATCAAACTGCGAGTTTCGCCAGGCAAAGCCCGTCTGAAAACTAATTGCAATTCAGCGTGATAAACATCGGATGTTTTCACCATATTGATTAAGAATTATTGGTACCGACAATTACGAATATTTCATTTGTTGCTCCCTCCATATCTATTTTGCCCCAGTACTTGCCCCTCATGACTCTCTTACCCAGGAATTGCCCTATTTATCCTTTATTTTATCTCAGTAATAGCCCCTTGTTAAGATTTCACCTCATTTATTACCCCCAAGTTACTATTATACCTTAGGGCAGGGAAGGGAATAATATTTTTTATCAGCTCCTCATTGATTGGTTGGTATGATACCCAATCAGCATTAACGTGTTAAAGACTCAGAGACTGTTTCAAAAAAGGACAAATATGGCTGCAAGGTCACCAGTAGAAATCTATTGATgacgttgcagctttctattggtcgaCGGAGCAAGGATGACTCAGGTGGCCAGTTTGTCTCTTTATGGTCTACTAGAACAGAGACAGAATTCAGGAATAATATAAGACAATGTACTCTGGAGGGCCATCCAGATTAAACATCTTTTGTAGTCAGATAAGTAACTTCCTGTAGTATAAGAGATCATGTAGTTGCAGCAGTAGATCCCACTTGGGTTTTGAAAACTTATTCCACTAAACTAGTGGTAATATCCTGGGCCAGAAAGGTGCGGACATCTTAGTGGCCACTTGGACATCTTTATATCCTTTTTACCAAACATTGTGAGGTATTTTGTCCTTGAAGGCATCTGAAAGAAGGAAGGTGGAACATGTTGTAggtttcctcaatgtgtcccgcATCCCTTTTTTGTTTTGCTATGTTTTGTTCATGTTCTACATTGGATATCTGCCTCATAAAATGTCCTAAGTGTTATATCATACTTGAAGATGAGAAgtaactatcaatgtattacttcctggtaaaacatttttataaataaataacttaattcCCTTTTCTTATCGTGCCCCAcataagtacacacacacacacacacacacacacacacacacacacacacacacacacacacacacacacacacacacacacacacacacacacacacacacacacacacacacacacacactccattgtttgtttttcttgtaacCAAAGTATATTGGATTGCTGTTTCTGACTGTAAAGCTGTATTTTTGCTCTTCCATGGAGATACTAGACTGTAAGAGGTGATGGAGAAGAAGTCATTACCATTTGGAAGAAGTGATCTTCCCAATAGTGTAAATATTGCTGTTAGGTACCAAACAAAATGAAGGTTACAGGATTCCCATTTTTTTGCCTTGGTCTTTTAGCTCTCCAAAGGGGTATGATACAGAAAAGAATAGGAGTAGATTGGCCATGAGTATGTAACAGGTCtttccccacccaatctcatattgggcCTCCTCAGGGAACTCTCACTCTGGTTACAGggatgttggtggtgcatacctgctggtagcAGGAGGGCCTGGGTCTCCCGTGAtgtcatgggggataacaggacaggcttctgtggCTGTGCCCAAATCTttcttaatggtgcagcgcctccatcgtGTGCAGCCCCCAGTACCTGCAAAAGAgttgtctccctctcctcccaatatactccactctcaggcaggagataAAAGCAGAATTGTTATTTATTGTCCTGTTTAGCAGCAATCTTTGTTACAGCACACAGAACTCTCAAAGATGTTCACCACCAGTATGTTCCTAGACACACTCCCCGTCAGATATAGGAGCTGTTCCTTTCTCTTCCCTTACTCCTTTGTGGAGCAAGAgaatatctctccccctctcccctaagggagggccttcagcttaccagagccctggcagcctACTGTGATCCAGCCATCCTCTCTCAAAGCTGGAGAGGAACCACACCTCTCTCAAGGCTGGAAAGAACCACACTAAACAGGAAGGGGTAATCcatttagtacagatccagtagccccacccctgtgcccttgactgacacaaggcctgagcactaccttctctgaccaaccAAATTACATTTGTGTGGGGCAAACCCattttaactcctggcaaacctgcccttaccagggattattgcacaggaggaggacagaataatagcccaaacctaccagggctataagTATATTAATGTAATTTGGGATACATTTAAAAGACATATAAATATTATTACTCAAGAATTTGCAAGCAATTATAGCACCTGTGCCATATATTTATCTTATAAGTCACTTTTAGCGTGAAAACTTGCACAGCTGCCTGAGCAATGAAGGTGAAATCAGCAGAAGCAAACAGTCTAAGGACCACTTCGTAATCGGGTTTGCCTCCGGGCGACctccagttgaagagccctgctgtATTCTCTGAGTTTAGGACATACGTATGCAATGCTAGAAGCGAACTCTCTTCAAACTTGCAACGTGTGCAAAAAGGTATTCCCTTGCCTCTCCACATGTGTATTTTTGCGttactatatacaggcataccccgcattgacatacgcaatgggaccggagcatgtatgtaaagcgaaaatgtacttaaagtgaagcactacctttttcccacttatcgatgcatgtacagtactgcaatcgtcatatacatgcataactgatgtaaataacgcatgtgtaacaggctctatagtctccccgcttgcgcacagcttcagtacagatagggagacagtattgctgttcaggacgtgcagacagacgcatgcgtgagctgccatttgcctattgagctagatgtacttactcgcgagtgtacttaaagtgagtgtccttaaaccggggtatgtctgtattctGTTACCATtttcaagaaatatatatatttttttatatacctaCCTCGCTAAAATATCGGTATCACAGATATTTTGCGTTCCCGCCATTGGTCTGTATGAATTGGTGCTTTCGATTTTCAGTACAGTTAATATAAATGGCGGTATTATATTTTTATGCACAGGATAATGCTTCGTACCTTTTGCTGGCGTTAAGTAAACAAGGCTGAGGAGCTGatgcctttttttttaaacagtctgGAAAAAAATATCACTAACAGTTTACCCTTTTTAAGTACTTCTTGCTTTCTATGCAAGTGGGAAggggctcatatatatatatatatatataatcacacacacagcaaaccTACACTGGTTACTGATGCTGAAGCCTTCACAATGTtaattcttctattttttttttgtcttgtaaTACCTtctgaagtgtgttttttttgtaggGGAGAGTGAAGACATGAAGTACATAAGCACACGTGGAGGAGTCCCGGGGGTGGATTTTGAAGGAGTGCTGTTTGCGGGTTTTGCTCCAGATGGTGGACTTTTTATGCCCGAGGAAATTCCTAAATTGGATGCCAAAACACTGCAAGCATGGAGCTCTTTTTCCTATACAGAAATAGTCAAGGAAGTATGTTCCCTTTTTATTCCTCCAGAGGTCATTCCGCGGGAAGATCTTAATGGTAAGTGCAAACAAAAGTAAACCGGACTTCCCCTACTACTGTATGCACGGTATGCCTCCTCTCTGACAAATGGCCAGTAGGGTAATATGATCAGTATAGCTAATAGATAGCAGAATTCATCATTTACATTGTTCCAAGTAAGATTGGAATGTTTCAGTGTTTGATTAACGGTTAAATGTGTACAATTCTGTCCCTGGGGAAGTTAAAGCTGGTGTGGCTCTGACATCGGGGGACAGTCCCGTTAATGTTGGGGTAGTTCCAGTGATATCAGGCGCTGTGTAATCCTGTAGAGAGAGCCCAGATGACATAACAATTAAACATTTAAACAGGGCTGGAGACGAattctatatgtacagtataagaaaaagaaaatccCCAGATTTCCATGGTAGTTGGGATATGCAAAATTACAGTGAGCCCATTCAGTAAAGCATAGTAACACTTACCACTAGTATCAGCCATTCAGCTGCACAGCTGATATCATGTTATAAGAGCTATCACACTTTAGGGACATTTCCGCCTACATGTGAGTAAGTATATACTTAATCAGATCAACACATTGGGGTCTATAGTAAGGCAAAAATGAAGCAATTCTGGGGCATAAAACTGCACAAGATGTATCAAAGaataaaatcctattgatttttaagagacttttttttctttgatatactgtatttggagttattttgccccagaattgttcCACTTTTgccctgataaatacagtatgtttCGTAGGTCTTATTCTACATCTGCCGAATCGGCCGTTCAGACCATTTTCAGCCGCAAATCGCCATTGAAGTCTTTGGGGATTTTTGGACGAAAAACTGCCTGAATGGCCTTTTTGACAGATATACTATTATATGATATAAAATCACCATAAGTTATAATTATGAAGTGTACAAaaaacagacactgatacacacacacacacacacacacacacacacacacacacacacacacacacacacacacacacacacacacacacacacacacacacacatctcctctCATACACACTGAAAACACGCACATATATACTCCCTCATGtatttcatacacacacatactgtatacactcaAACATATACACTAATTTACACTCATACAGTGATGCACATAAACATTAacacatacttttttacataaaACAAATGTTTTTGTGGGGGCTCAATTTAAAAAGAATGGGAACCGTTGCTTTAAGCATTTGAATGTTAAATGTTTTGTGTATTTGACAGTGCCTCACTTTAGGTTTAAGTAGGCTAGATCCGATGTGCTTAATGAGTGACTACGAATATTTTGCTTCCTTAGGTCTCATTAACAAGGCATTCAGCCGCTTCAGACACAAAGACATTGTTCCTCTTTCCCGGCTGAGAAGTGGGTTAAATGTTTTGGAGATGTGGCACGGTGCGACTCACGCTTTTAAAGACCTCCCTATGTCCTGCCTGGGACAGTTTTTAGCGTACTTTCTAAATAAAAAGAATACGCACGTCAACATTGTGGTTGGTAGGTGATTTAATGAGATTTCTAATTTTGTAGCATCAGTGTTATTACAGACTGTCATTCACTTTAGATGCTAGTGCAGGTTGTCTGATTTATTCATTTATCCAATGCCAGGTAGCATTTACTTACCccaagaatttatttatttagtgctcCTGAATATCATCCCAAAGACTAGGCAGGTGATAAATAGGTGCGTTAAACTAGTGTGGTGGGGTCATGAGAAGCTCGAGTGAAACACGCAGGAGTGGTTTATTTTCTTTGTGTAGAACAAGGCACACAAATAAATAAGGGAACAGTCTGGTCTCTCAGAGCAGGACAGTTACCCCACAAAACTTTGACCATAGCCATGGGACTCACAAAAGACTGGCAGCCTTTCCTGCCATTGATAAAGGGGCAAGAGCAAACAGTGCTATGCATCCGACAGTCGCCATGTAAACCCTAAGATCAGGCAACTGTTCCTCCACCATGGAATGCAGGGTAACAACATATCTGGGTAGGTCTTGTGATACATATTGCAGTAGCATTAACGAATCCCATTGCAGTAACAGGTGCAATCATTTCTGCCACATCAATTggcgcacttttttttttttttttttttaacatctatATTACCAATTTTTGTCCAACTGGGCTAATTTCCTAATTGAGTTGATATTTTTCACCCAATTTTAGGAACGTCGGGAGACACCGGCAGCGCAGCAATTGAAAGTGTGAGAGGAATAAAGAATATAGACATCCTTGTTTTGTTACCACATGGGCGCTGCACTAAGGTCCAGGAACTGCAGATGACAACTGTGATTGAAGACAATGTCCATGTATTTGCTggtctgtttgatagaaatttaGATGTTTCCTATATTATGCAGTGTTCATCGTTTCCACTCACTTAGccctggcttcagcacaggtgactcaaacaGTCCATGCTTccgcacagctggctcaatcagtggtgctGTCTCCGGATTAGTTCTAGCCTACACTATCATTAAAGTCCCTTTCTGTACATAAACATATATGAAGAATTCCCACGGTTGATTATTTAATAAGTATCCCAGCCTAAAATGAACCGGATGTCACTTCCGATGCAAAACTGATGTTGTAAAGTTAAAAAACTATGCAGTGAAAGTAACCACGTTTTCTATTCTTTCCACAGTTGATGGAACGTGTGATGAGTTAGATGAACCCATCAAAAAACTGTTTGCTGACACTGACTTTGTGACAAAGCATCATTTAATGAGCACAAATTCTGTCAACTGGACTCGGATTATGATACAGATATCCCATTTCTTCCATGCCTACTTT
Coding sequences within:
- the THNSL2 gene encoding threonine synthase-like 2, with translation MKYISTRGGVPGVDFEGVLFAGFAPDGGLFMPEEIPKLDAKTLQAWSSFSYTEIVKEVCSLFIPPEVIPREDLNGLINKAFSRFRHKDIVPLSRLRSGLNVLEMWHGATHAFKDLPMSCLGQFLAYFLNKKNTHVNIVVGTSGDTGSAAIESVRGIKNIDILVLLPHGRCTKVQELQMTTVIEDNVHVFAVDGTCDELDEPIKKLFADTDFVTKHHLMSTNSVNWTRIMIQISHFFHAYFQCAPFIEEGTLPLVEIVVPTGGAGNITAGCIAQKMGLPIRLVAVVNQNDIIHRTIQHGDFSLSDPHITLASAMDIQEPYNMERIFWLLAESDKRQVKEMMEEFHIKKQLTLPEELHKKVAGAMASCSVTDENIRSTMRRCWEENQYLLCPHSAAAVFYHYQQLDSNRSSPRCCLASASAAKFQDVVLSANLTPDIPQEIKALMEKEARSIPMKKEDDWDQILRDKIESIDLQRKLY